From one Triticum aestivum cultivar Chinese Spring chromosome 4B, IWGSC CS RefSeq v2.1, whole genome shotgun sequence genomic stretch:
- the LOC123095140 gene encoding uncharacterized protein yields the protein MPLDPRHPEPASSRRLPVGQPQYPTSVGASPAFLHRAEVAGRRGGPGQAMAPPSSGCQIRRPPVAWDPPTSASAPLHRRPRRARRRLSGHARMQPGPATSSSSSSQAITARIRTTTGAPSCTYPPPGADEETRQRPSLLSVWRPSLCSSAACVMRFSAGAGARNSPASSPHSKTTRGSSSQPLCRPLSSYSDEVPATNGMQYGGVMPCSSPCASHPSIVAIQNNFQCFSEKLM from the exons ATGCCCTTGGATCCGCGCCACCCTGAACCGGCGTCGTCCCGCCGCCTTCCAGTCGGGCAGCCACAGTACCCAACAAGCGTCGGCGCCTCTCCCGCCTTCCTCCACCGCGCCGAGGTCGCCGGGCGCCGAGGCGGACCAGGACAGGCCATGGCCCCACCTTCTTCTGGTTGCCAGATCCGGCGACCCCCCGTGGCCTGGGATCCCCCCACCTCCGCCTCTGCGCCTCTGCATCGCCGTCCTCGTCGGGCCCGACGTCGCTTATCCGGCCACGCGAGGATGCAGCCTGGCCCGGCCacatcgtcgtcgtcctcgtctCAGGCCATCACCGCCCGGATCCGCACCACCACCGGTGCCCCGTCGTGCACCTATCCACCTCCAGGGGCTGATGAGGAGACCAGGCAGCGTCCATCTCTCCTCTCCG TCTGGCGACCGTCGCTGTGCAGCTCGGCGGCATGTGTGATGCGGTTTAGTGCTGGTGCTGGAGCACGGAACTCCCCTGCTTCTTCTCCCCACAGCAAGACGACGAGGGGCTCTTCTTCCCAACCTCTCTGCCGACCCCTTTCCTCTTATTCTGACGAGGTCCCAGCCACCAACGGCATGCAGTACGGAGGTGTGATGCCATGCAGCTCACCATGTGCATCCCATCCCAGTATTGTTGCTATTCAGAATAATTTTCAATGTTTTTCAGAAAAACTGATGTAA